A genomic region of Chryseobacterium sp. KACC 21268 contains the following coding sequences:
- a CDS encoding cation diffusion facilitator family transporter: MENSKEQNSSIAFQKWIAAVGIILFIGKIIAWKLTNSDSVFSDAMESIVNVISAFMGLYALYLGGKPRDENHPYGHGKVEFVTSAIEGSLISIAGLMIIYEGTNSLLSDKVLNKLDWGIWIIAATAVANYVLGYISIRKGIAENSIVLISSGKHLQSDTFSTLGVVASLVLVYFTKLIWIDSVVALGLGIYIITIGYKIIRQSLSGIMDEADPAMLGRLAEFLNENRKPEWIDVHNMKIQQFGSRLHIDAHITLPWYFELRTAHNEMETMIKEIAENTDRTVEFNFHMDDCKPLSCAICQIENCPVRQHRFVKKIEWNGENISQPDKHTVEN; the protein is encoded by the coding sequence ATGGAAAACAGCAAAGAACAAAATTCCAGTATCGCATTTCAGAAGTGGATCGCAGCGGTTGGAATTATCCTTTTTATCGGTAAAATTATTGCGTGGAAACTGACGAACTCCGATTCTGTTTTCTCTGATGCAATGGAAAGTATTGTGAATGTCATCAGTGCATTTATGGGACTTTATGCCTTGTACCTTGGCGGGAAACCGCGGGATGAAAATCACCCGTATGGTCATGGAAAAGTTGAATTCGTGACCTCAGCCATAGAGGGTTCTTTAATTAGCATTGCTGGATTAATGATCATCTATGAAGGTACAAATAGTTTGCTGTCTGATAAAGTGCTCAACAAACTCGATTGGGGAATTTGGATTATTGCAGCAACTGCTGTTGCCAATTATGTCTTAGGCTATATCTCTATACGCAAAGGAATAGCGGAAAATTCTATTGTCTTAATATCTTCCGGCAAACACCTTCAATCTGACACTTTTTCTACATTAGGCGTTGTTGCCAGTTTGGTTTTGGTATATTTTACAAAGTTGATCTGGATAGATTCTGTTGTGGCTTTAGGCTTAGGAATCTACATTATTACAATCGGTTATAAGATTATCAGGCAATCGTTAAGTGGAATAATGGACGAGGCAGATCCTGCTATGCTGGGCAGATTGGCTGAGTTCCTAAATGAAAACCGGAAACCGGAATGGATCGATGTTCATAACATGAAGATCCAGCAATTTGGCAGCCGACTTCACATCGATGCACATATCACGTTGCCCTGGTATTTTGAATTGAGGACAGCGCACAACGAGATGGAAACTATGATCAAGGAAATTGCTGAAAATACAGATAGAACTGTAGAATTCAATTTCCATATGGACGACTGTAAACCACTTTCCTGTGCAATCTGTCAAATCGAAAATTGCCCTGTAAGACAACACAGATTTGTAAAAAAAATAGAATGGAACGGCGAAAATATTTCTCAGCCGGATAAACACACAGTTGAAAATTAA
- a CDS encoding NlpC/P60 family protein, translating to MKKRVLVYFLFVATFFSLQSCVSNYVVSNTQTYKSDAKFASVNVKAVTNNSNNNKGQQVLAAIANTNDVIKRSAIENAIRHSNTIDNILSEAESYLGTPYRYGGTSRSGIDCSAFVLSVFGAAAGMDLPRVAADQSQEGDSVDRSELQKGDLVFFSHGRRISHVGIVEEVTADGQIKFIHAATSKGVMVSSLDDNYWGPKFRFAKRVVREDRLSVLNN from the coding sequence ATGAAGAAAAGAGTTCTAGTTTATTTCTTATTTGTAGCCACATTCTTTTCACTGCAATCTTGCGTTTCCAACTATGTGGTTTCTAATACACAAACATACAAAAGCGATGCCAAGTTTGCATCCGTAAATGTTAAAGCAGTTACTAATAATTCTAACAACAACAAAGGTCAACAAGTCTTAGCAGCAATCGCTAATACGAACGACGTGATCAAAAGATCGGCCATTGAAAATGCCATCAGACACAGCAACACCATCGATAACATCTTATCCGAAGCTGAAAGTTACCTAGGAACTCCTTACAGATACGGAGGGACTTCCAGAAGCGGAATAGATTGTTCAGCATTCGTGTTGTCCGTATTTGGAGCAGCAGCTGGCATGGATCTTCCGAGAGTTGCAGCAGACCAGTCACAAGAAGGCGATTCTGTAGACAGAAGCGAATTACAAAAAGGAGATTTGGTATTCTTCTCACATGGAAGAAGAATCTCACACGTTGGGATCGTAGAAGAGGTTACGGCAGACGGACAGATCAAATTCATCCACGCAGCAACATCAAAAGGCGTGATGGTTTCATCATTGGATGACAACTATTGGGGACCAAAATTCAGATTCGCTAAGCGAGTTGTAAGAGAAGACAGATTAAGTGTATTAAATAATTAG
- a CDS encoding phosphotransferase, whose translation MQEHQDFFEDFLGHKTDSFTTLPQSGSSRINHIASFEEKKYVVTYNENALENEAFFYFSNLFDVLNLNTPKVLLINEERNLYVQEFLGNQTLSEVIAQEGLSGRVKDLVQKSLKALFELQSKTLGKVDFRNSFEYESYDDLPITHDLYYFKNFLIDVLEIEYHKSTLLKEFRKISEIIQKLEPKVLMIRDFQSRNILVNENDEVFFIDYQSAMEGPAGYDVISFLYQAKANFPTDFKEEMLDYYLAFWENEADRGALKESFNWMKMMRFLQVLGAYGFRGLIQRKSHFLASLFQGIENISELNQTWNQISQNFPELYFLILRLKSPEVQSKIEDLIID comes from the coding sequence ATGCAGGAACATCAGGATTTTTTCGAGGATTTTTTAGGACACAAAACTGATTCTTTTACCACTCTTCCGCAAAGTGGATCATCCAGAATCAATCACATCGCTTCTTTCGAAGAGAAAAAGTACGTGGTCACATACAATGAAAACGCTCTTGAGAATGAAGCTTTTTTCTACTTTTCAAATTTGTTTGATGTATTGAATCTCAATACACCAAAGGTTTTGTTGATTAATGAAGAAAGAAACTTGTACGTTCAGGAATTCCTAGGGAATCAAACATTGTCAGAAGTGATTGCACAAGAAGGTTTATCCGGACGTGTAAAAGATCTGGTACAGAAAAGTTTGAAAGCGCTTTTTGAATTGCAAAGCAAGACATTGGGAAAGGTAGATTTCCGCAATAGCTTTGAATATGAAAGTTATGATGACCTGCCAATTACACACGATCTTTATTATTTTAAGAATTTCTTGATCGATGTTCTGGAAATCGAATATCATAAATCGACGCTGTTGAAAGAATTCAGGAAAATATCTGAAATCATTCAGAAGTTGGAGCCCAAGGTTTTGATGATCCGTGATTTCCAATCCAGGAATATTTTGGTGAATGAGAATGATGAGGTTTTCTTCATTGATTATCAGTCTGCGATGGAAGGACCGGCTGGTTACGATGTGATCTCCTTTCTTTATCAAGCGAAAGCAAATTTCCCAACTGATTTTAAGGAAGAAATGCTGGATTATTATTTAGCATTCTGGGAAAATGAGGCTGACAGAGGAGCTTTGAAGGAATCTTTCAATTGGATGAAGATGATGCGTTTTCTGCAGGTTTTGGGTGCTTATGGATTCCGTGGCTTGATCCAGAGAAAATCGCACTTTTTGGCCAGTCTTTTCCAGGGTATTGAGAATATTTCTGAGCTGAATCAAACCTGGAATCAGATTTCCCAAAACTTCCCGGAGTTGTACTTTCTAATTCTGAGATTGAAAAGTCCAGAAGTACAATCCAAAATCGAGGATTTGATCATTGATTAA
- a CDS encoding serine hydrolase, whose product MLKKPLNIFLLVIAGIILTIYIFGYNYLFKGVRLTYLRGESSSTIDDGQYFSSKKISRGNPKPWPAEINYNKKTLSPELEKHLKETESVSFLVIQHGKLLQEHYWDGYKKNTASNSFSMAKAVSVLLLGKAIDDGRIMGINQKFSDFYPDFSEKEFGNNLTLQNLASMEAGLDWKEDYKDPFSPNAAAYYGFSLADVVFPKKFKQNPGEKFEYQSGATQLLGFAVGRAVGMPLASYASAKLWKPLGMEQNAEWSTDNLGIEKSFCCIQSNARDFAKLGFLLLNKGKFENIPLIDEKFVSQMITPTANSNGVYGLGVWTNYDSAIHHYYLRGLYGQYVIVVPEYDMIIVRLGNKEGAQTDSKNRPAEVEFYIKEALKMVSRT is encoded by the coding sequence ATGTTGAAAAAGCCTTTGAATATATTTCTTTTAGTAATTGCCGGAATCATCCTGACCATTTACATTTTCGGTTACAATTATCTTTTCAAAGGTGTCAGACTCACTTATCTCAGAGGAGAATCCAGTTCCACAATCGATGACGGACAATATTTCTCATCAAAAAAAATTTCCAGAGGCAACCCAAAACCTTGGCCTGCAGAGATTAATTATAATAAAAAAACTTTGTCACCAGAATTGGAAAAACATCTGAAAGAGACGGAATCGGTTTCCTTCTTGGTGATCCAGCACGGTAAACTTTTGCAGGAGCATTATTGGGATGGATATAAAAAAAACACGGCCAGCAACTCTTTCTCTATGGCAAAAGCAGTGAGTGTTTTGTTACTGGGAAAGGCAATAGATGATGGAAGAATTATGGGAATAAATCAAAAATTTTCTGACTTCTACCCCGACTTTTCTGAAAAAGAATTCGGTAACAATCTCACCTTACAAAATCTTGCCTCGATGGAAGCAGGCCTGGATTGGAAAGAAGATTATAAAGATCCCTTCTCACCCAATGCTGCTGCTTATTATGGATTCTCTTTGGCCGATGTGGTTTTTCCAAAAAAGTTCAAGCAAAATCCTGGAGAAAAATTTGAATACCAAAGTGGCGCAACCCAACTTCTAGGATTTGCTGTTGGCAGAGCCGTGGGAATGCCGCTTGCGTCGTACGCTTCCGCAAAACTCTGGAAGCCACTCGGGATGGAACAAAACGCAGAATGGTCTACAGATAATCTTGGAATAGAGAAATCCTTCTGCTGCATCCAGTCCAACGCCCGCGATTTTGCCAAATTGGGCTTTCTGCTCCTTAATAAAGGGAAATTTGAAAATATACCTTTGATCGATGAAAAATTTGTGAGCCAAATGATCACACCTACTGCAAACTCAAACGGCGTATATGGTTTGGGCGTCTGGACCAATTATGATTCGGCAATCCATCATTATTATCTGCGTGGACTTTACGGACAATACGTGATTGTAGTTCCGGAATATGATATGATCATCGTAAGACTAGGAAATAAGGAAGGCGCACAAACTGATTCCAAAAATCGTCCTGCGGAGGTTGAATTTTACATTAAAGAAGCCTTGAAAATGGTTTCGAGAACTTAA
- a CDS encoding DUF445 domain-containing protein → MNDDLKKQQLRNHKMLATGLFILMAVVFVAMTILQKQNPSHWIGYIRAFSEAAMVGALADWFAVTALFNYPLGIKIPHTNLIENSKEKIGDNLGNFVVENFLSPQNIRPYIQKLKVSVYAGEWLSKERNQTVLINELSSILINIINKLDDETVVKFITNKAEEMANSIKLNSIIGNGIEYILNKNDHQRLITGLSSQIKNYILENQQLVTERVERESFFFIPRSVDSKISEKITKGLSDYFREVEEDLKHPLRTEITNKIFEFSKELKEEPKWESEFETIKSEFLQGEKLNQYSNDIWQSLKSSLITELTDQDSKLKSYIKKNLDEFVSNLQNDEQFQNRIDSWVRLTAYKYILKNTKGFGELISTTVGNWEGKELSRKLELEVGKDLQFIRINGTIVGGLVGLIIYTVAHFI, encoded by the coding sequence ATGAATGATGACTTAAAAAAACAACAACTTCGCAACCACAAAATGCTGGCTACAGGATTATTTATCTTGATGGCAGTGGTCTTTGTGGCAATGACAATTCTTCAAAAGCAAAATCCTTCGCATTGGATCGGTTACATTCGGGCTTTTTCCGAAGCGGCGATGGTTGGGGCTTTGGCAGATTGGTTTGCGGTGACAGCGCTTTTCAATTATCCTTTGGGAATCAAAATTCCGCACACCAATTTGATCGAGAATTCTAAAGAAAAGATTGGCGATAACCTTGGAAATTTTGTGGTTGAAAATTTTCTTTCGCCTCAAAATATCAGACCTTATATTCAAAAACTAAAAGTTTCGGTTTACGCTGGCGAATGGCTTTCAAAAGAGAGAAATCAAACTGTTTTGATCAATGAATTGTCATCGATTTTAATTAATATCATCAATAAATTGGATGATGAGACCGTCGTAAAATTCATTACGAACAAAGCAGAGGAAATGGCGAATTCGATCAAACTCAATTCAATCATCGGAAATGGAATCGAATATATCCTTAATAAAAACGACCATCAAAGATTGATCACTGGACTTAGTTCTCAAATCAAAAATTACATTCTGGAAAATCAGCAACTGGTTACAGAACGCGTGGAAAGGGAAAGTTTCTTCTTCATTCCAAGATCGGTGGATTCCAAAATATCAGAAAAGATCACCAAAGGTCTGAGTGATTATTTCCGAGAAGTGGAAGAGGATTTGAAGCATCCCTTGAGAACGGAAATCACAAACAAGATTTTCGAATTTTCAAAAGAATTGAAAGAAGAACCAAAGTGGGAATCGGAATTTGAAACCATAAAATCTGAGTTTCTGCAAGGCGAAAAACTGAATCAATATTCCAATGACATCTGGCAATCTTTAAAATCATCTTTAATAACAGAATTGACGGATCAGGATTCCAAACTCAAATCTTACATCAAAAAAAATCTGGACGAGTTTGTGTCCAATCTTCAAAACGATGAGCAATTCCAAAACCGAATTGATAGCTGGGTGCGATTGACCGCTTACAAATACATTCTGAAAAACACCAAAGGTTTCGGCGAGTTGATCAGCACAACTGTTGGGAATTGGGAAGGAAAAGAACTCAGCAGAAAGCTAGAATTGGAAGTAGGGAAAGACCTTCAGTTTATTCGTATTAACGGAACTATTGTTGGTGGTCTGGTTGGGTTGATCATTTATACAGTTGCACATTTTATATAA
- the xrtF gene encoding exosortase family protein XrtF, with the protein MKDFLPVLKILLRFVIIYIVFVLLYQFYLNSYENDVVDPFTRWVGVQVASLQDMLGYPTVLVDHLKLHSILFQTNGKFTTRMVEGCNVISVAILFSSFIFAFYKGAKTFLFVLGGLVILHILNVSRIALLNIIYLKYPKYEKVGHDYIFPAIIYGGVIILWLVWIQFFALKKRKVESTAAESK; encoded by the coding sequence ATGAAAGATTTTTTACCGGTTCTAAAGATTTTATTACGATTCGTAATAATATATATTGTTTTCGTGTTGCTGTATCAGTTTTACCTCAACAGTTATGAAAACGATGTGGTTGATCCATTTACAAGATGGGTTGGTGTACAAGTGGCTTCTCTACAGGATATGTTAGGATATCCGACTGTTCTGGTTGACCATCTGAAGCTTCATAGTATCCTTTTCCAAACAAATGGGAAATTCACAACAAGGATGGTAGAAGGTTGCAATGTGATATCCGTGGCGATTCTTTTCTCCTCATTCATTTTTGCTTTTTATAAAGGTGCCAAAACCTTTTTGTTTGTTCTTGGAGGACTAGTTATTCTTCACATTCTCAACGTTTCCAGAATCGCATTGCTGAATATTATCTACCTCAAATATCCCAAGTACGAGAAAGTTGGTCACGATTATATTTTTCCTGCAATCATCTACGGTGGTGTGATTATTCTCTGGCTCGTTTGGATTCAATTTTTTGCACTTAAAAAAAGAAAAGTTGAGTCAACCGCAGCTGAATCAAAATAA
- a CDS encoding aspartate-semialdehyde dehydrogenase, with translation MKVAVVGATGMVGQVMLRVLEERNLPITELIPVASERSVGNKVKFKDKEFTIVSMDDAIAVKPEIAIFSAGGDTSLEFAPKFAEVGTVVIDNSSAWRMDPTKKLVVPEINANVLTKEDKIIANPNCSTIQLVMVLHPLNIKYDIKRVVVSTYQSVTGTGKAAVDQLNSEIKGESPEKVYPYQIFKNALPHCDVFSDDDYTKEEIKLMKEPKKILGDDTFNLTATAVRVPVQGGHSESVNIEFENEFDLDEVRKILSETPGVTLQDDVKNNHYPMPLYSEGKDDVFVGRIRRDLSQPKTLNLWIVADNLRKGAATNAVQIAEYLVANNLV, from the coding sequence ATGAAAGTAGCTGTAGTAGGCGCAACCGGAATGGTTGGACAAGTTATGCTGAGAGTTTTGGAAGAGAGAAATCTTCCTATCACCGAATTAATTCCTGTAGCATCAGAGAGATCTGTTGGTAACAAAGTCAAGTTCAAGGACAAGGAATTCACTATCGTTAGCATGGACGACGCTATTGCAGTCAAACCCGAGATCGCCATCTTTTCTGCTGGTGGTGATACTTCATTGGAATTTGCTCCTAAGTTTGCGGAAGTGGGAACAGTTGTGATTGATAATTCTTCAGCTTGGAGAATGGATCCCACCAAGAAATTGGTAGTTCCGGAAATCAACGCGAACGTCTTGACTAAGGAAGACAAGATCATCGCCAATCCAAATTGTTCTACAATCCAATTGGTAATGGTGCTTCACCCTTTGAATATTAAATATGATATCAAAAGAGTTGTAGTTTCCACTTATCAATCCGTTACAGGAACAGGAAAAGCTGCCGTAGATCAATTAAATTCTGAGATTAAAGGCGAAAGTCCTGAGAAAGTGTATCCTTATCAGATCTTCAAAAATGCTTTGCCTCATTGTGATGTTTTTTCTGATGACGATTACACGAAAGAAGAGATTAAATTGATGAAGGAGCCTAAGAAAATTTTGGGCGACGATACTTTCAATTTGACAGCAACAGCCGTAAGAGTTCCCGTACAAGGTGGACACTCCGAAAGCGTAAACATCGAATTCGAAAATGAATTTGATCTTGATGAAGTCAGAAAAATACTTTCTGAAACACCGGGCGTTACACTCCAGGACGATGTGAAAAACAACCACTACCCGATGCCTTTATATTCCGAAGGAAAAGATGATGTTTTTGTAGGAAGAATCCGCCGAGATCTCTCCCAGCCGAAAACCCTCAACCTCTGGATTGTGGCAGACAATCTCCGAAAAGGCGCTGCTACAAATGCAGTTCAGATCGCAGAATATCTGGTAGCAAACAACTTAGTTTAA
- a CDS encoding exosortase F system-associated protein: MVIFKSTWNVSVLHNALRYFWIFTGVLGLIGIRVLEDGIFYDPFLAFFRSADQNAVMPDFHWGKLIISYLFRFVLTTLFSVLIIHFLFLKKEWTKQALILITLIFVIVFPIYLLCIYDKFQFGYLFSFYIRRFVIQPLTLLLIVPIFYYRKKITELN, translated from the coding sequence ATGGTTATTTTCAAATCAACTTGGAATGTCTCAGTGCTTCACAATGCGCTTAGATATTTTTGGATTTTTACAGGCGTTCTGGGATTAATTGGTATCCGGGTATTAGAAGATGGTATTTTTTATGACCCATTTCTTGCGTTCTTCAGATCTGCAGACCAAAATGCTGTTATGCCAGATTTTCATTGGGGGAAATTAATCATCTCTTATCTTTTCAGATTTGTGCTGACAACTTTATTCTCCGTTTTAATCATCCATTTTTTATTTTTAAAAAAAGAATGGACAAAGCAAGCTCTAATACTGATAACTTTAATCTTTGTGATCGTGTTCCCGATCTACCTTTTGTGCATCTACGATAAGTTTCAGTTCGGCTATCTGTTTTCATTTTATATCAGACGCTTTGTCATTCAGCCATTGACCCTGCTACTGATTGTTCCTATCTTTTATTACAGGAAAAAGATTACAGAGCTTAATTAA
- a CDS encoding glutamine synthetase III translates to MSTLRFKALAELPFRNYRRDNFVEVPAKLSELFCQNVFSEETMREYLTKDAFQLLMEASKKGTKIQRHIADQVAVAMKDWALSKGVTHYTHWFQPLTGATAEKHDSFFTPIEGGRAIERFSGGMLIQQEPDASSFPNGGIRNTFEARGYTAWDPTSPAFIMGTTLCIPSIFISYTGETLDYKAPLLRALNAVDEAATDVCKAYFDKNVTKVSPTLGWEQEYFLVDTALFQSRPDLVLTGKTLLGHSPAKGQQLDDHYFGSIPTRVLNFMKELEIECMKLGIPVTTRHNEVAPNQFELAPMFEEANVAVDHNSLLMDIMARIAHKHHFHILFHEKPFAGVNGSGKHNNWSLATDTGENLLSPGKNPKKNLQFLTFFVNTLKAVHDYADLLRASIASASNDHRLGANEAPPAIISAFIGSQLFRVLEELEKVTDGKLSPEEKTELKLNVVGKIPEILLDNTDRNRTSPFAFTGNKFEIRAVGSSANCAEVMTVMNVIAAKQLRTFKTEVDALIETGLKKDEAIFNILREYIKQSKSIMFEGDGYSDDWAQEAKKRGLNNLKTTPEALKQEMEKKFVDLYEELGIYSHREFEARNEIKLEKYSTVIDIEARVLADIARNHIIPAALNYQNRLIENVKGLKEIFSEKEFKTLAKEQLSLISDISGNVSQIKLGVDSLLSAKEKAKNTAGGQEQAEEYCNVVKPLFDNIRDASDALEMMVDDELWPMTKYRELLFTR, encoded by the coding sequence ATGTCAACATTAAGATTTAAAGCCTTAGCCGAGCTTCCTTTCAGAAATTACAGAAGAGATAATTTCGTAGAAGTTCCTGCAAAACTATCCGAATTGTTTTGTCAAAACGTATTCTCTGAAGAAACAATGAGAGAATATCTTACAAAAGATGCTTTCCAACTGCTAATGGAAGCGTCTAAAAAAGGAACAAAAATCCAAAGACACATCGCTGATCAGGTAGCTGTTGCTATGAAAGATTGGGCGTTATCAAAAGGTGTAACACACTACACGCACTGGTTTCAGCCTTTGACAGGAGCCACTGCAGAGAAACACGATTCTTTCTTCACACCAATTGAAGGTGGTAGAGCGATCGAGAGATTCAGTGGTGGAATGTTGATCCAGCAGGAGCCAGATGCTTCTTCTTTCCCGAATGGAGGCATCAGAAATACTTTTGAAGCGAGAGGTTATACCGCTTGGGACCCAACTTCGCCAGCTTTCATTATGGGAACTACACTTTGTATTCCTTCTATCTTTATTTCTTACACTGGTGAAACTTTAGATTATAAAGCACCTTTATTAAGAGCGTTGAATGCTGTTGATGAAGCAGCAACAGATGTTTGTAAAGCTTATTTTGATAAAAATGTGACCAAAGTTTCTCCAACACTTGGTTGGGAGCAGGAATATTTCTTGGTCGATACAGCTTTGTTCCAGTCACGTCCGGATCTGGTTTTGACAGGAAAAACTTTGCTTGGACATTCTCCTGCAAAAGGGCAGCAATTAGATGACCATTATTTTGGTTCGATTCCTACGAGAGTTCTTAATTTTATGAAAGAACTTGAAATCGAATGTATGAAGTTGGGAATTCCCGTAACTACAAGACACAATGAGGTAGCTCCAAACCAATTCGAGTTGGCACCGATGTTTGAAGAAGCGAACGTTGCAGTTGACCACAATTCATTATTAATGGATATTATGGCAAGAATTGCTCACAAGCACCACTTCCATATTTTATTTCACGAAAAACCATTTGCCGGAGTCAACGGAAGTGGAAAACATAACAACTGGTCTTTGGCAACAGATACAGGTGAAAACCTATTAAGTCCAGGAAAAAATCCAAAGAAAAATCTTCAGTTCCTTACTTTCTTTGTGAACACTTTGAAAGCTGTTCACGATTATGCTGATTTGTTGAGAGCATCTATCGCATCTGCAAGCAATGATCACAGATTGGGAGCTAATGAGGCGCCACCAGCAATTATCTCTGCTTTCATCGGAAGTCAGTTATTCAGAGTTCTTGAGGAATTGGAAAAAGTAACGGACGGAAAATTATCTCCAGAAGAAAAAACAGAATTAAAACTGAATGTTGTTGGTAAAATCCCTGAGATCCTTTTGGATAATACCGACAGAAACAGAACGTCTCCTTTTGCCTTCACAGGAAACAAATTCGAGATCAGAGCGGTAGGCTCATCTGCAAACTGTGCGGAAGTAATGACTGTAATGAACGTGATCGCTGCAAAACAATTGAGAACTTTCAAAACTGAAGTGGATGCTTTGATCGAGACTGGTCTTAAGAAAGATGAGGCGATTTTCAATATCCTTAGAGAATACATCAAGCAATCCAAGAGCATTATGTTCGAAGGTGATGGTTATTCTGACGACTGGGCACAAGAAGCTAAGAAAAGAGGCTTGAACAATCTTAAAACAACGCCTGAAGCTTTGAAGCAGGAGATGGAGAAAAAATTCGTTGATCTTTATGAAGAATTAGGAATCTATTCTCACAGAGAGTTCGAAGCTAGAAACGAGATCAAATTGGAGAAATATTCTACTGTGATCGATATCGAAGCTAGAGTTTTGGCAGACATCGCAAGAAACCACATCATTCCAGCAGCCCTTAACTATCAAAATAGATTGATCGAGAACGTTAAAGGATTGAAAGAGATCTTCAGCGAGAAAGAATTCAAAACTTTAGCAAAAGAGCAATTGAGTTTGATCTCTGATATTTCTGGCAATGTTTCTCAAATCAAACTTGGTGTTGATTCATTACTTTCAGCAAAAGAAAAAGCTAAAAACACTGCAGGAGGTCAGGAGCAAGCCGAAGAATATTGCAACGTTGTGAAGCCTCTTTTCGACAACATCAGAGACGCTTCTGACGCGTTGGAAATGATGGTGGATGATGAACTTTGGCCAATGACCAAGTATAGAGAATTGTTATTTACGAGATAG